The genomic stretch aAGATTTCCCCCAGATGAGAGGGGAAGAAAGCTCCATCATAGATAGGCCTGTTTGCCTAGAGTTGGTGGTCTTTTGCCAAGGGTCTGGAACAGACTTACGCTGACAATTTTGATACAGAATACATGACAAAGGTGGGAATGCCACGACGATGTGCTTCGCATTCCTGTCCGTGTTTACACGTGATGCCGATGCAGTAGTATTCATCAGTCACAGCATAACGCCCGATGAAAATGCCAAGAATGCCCACGATGCGGACCTAGATAAGCTTTGTTGAAAGGCCCCTCTCATCATTATGCGTAGGTTAGATACAATCATTCAATTTTGACAGGCACCTTACCTGATACAGCCTCTGTAATAACGcacctttctttttcattcaTCTAAACTTTCTCCCCTGTACCATGTAGGCAAGCAGGCTACAATCCCAGCCCAGATGCTTTCCCGATCTTGTCCGTCAAAAACTGCTGGCATACTGTTTCCATCGGtcacttttttctctcgtctctGTAAGCGGGGGTGGCCGGCAGACTGGGGGACCCCGTCGTCAAGATTTGGGCACGTCTTACTTTTTGGAAAAGCGATTCGTCCTTGTAATTCCTAATTCCTCCATGACAAATATTCTTGTACATACAGCCCcatgtgtgtgtgcgtgtgccTATCCCTTGAATATGTTTTATGTATATGGTTCAAAGGAGCAGCTGCTCCGCTGTTACATGTACTTGCCCGTAGCGGGAACCGGCCCATTCCGCCCTCGCCGTGGAATTTGGAATATCGGGGCTCTGAAATACCGTCCAATGGACTGCTGCAAATATCTGATTCCCATTGTTGATAAAAACACAAATTGCATAATGTTTTGTTCGACCGTGACGCATTTCCAGCATCTCAGTCATTGCTTAAACGGCACATGCATCTCCACGCAATAAGATGCAAGAGGTACCTACTCGACAATATCTCGACAACAACGTCTGCACGCCATACTAGGTGCATATTTGCTTAGAATGGCGTTTGCCACTTCTACTCCCATGGATTACTGGCCTGGAGCTGATCAGACCCCTTGTTTCAAGTATTGGATGCGTCAAACAGGACCCTGAGAATTGATCACAACGGTTGATCCAAGACATTAACCGTCTacgtttcttcttcttcttcttcttcttcttgcttcgaACAGAACGTGACTACATGCTAACACACAAGACCGTCATTGTGGAAGACAGATGAGGCAtagagaagacgaaaaggatGCTGCTTCGCTTCCATATCAAACCGTGCCCTCTATTTTTAACAATGGCTTGTTGATGCTAGCATAAAAAACGCTCTCGCTCGCTGGCCACCAAATTGTGTTTTATCTATATTCAGGATGCTTTCATATTCAGAATAGAACGTCCGCACTCTGAGGATCAAAAATCGAATCTACGATGTGGGCGTACTTCTTTACTCTCATCATTCATGAGCGAACCCTAATTCGTAATATCCGTCTTGATCGCTTGGATTACAAGGCATATATATCTATCTTTTTTGATCTGAATGATAATGAATATCTGGATAGGCAATTGATAAAAACATACCTAAGATTGCTAATCAGAGTACATCTGATAGCTACTGGTCCAAAGTCGGTCAATCAGGAAACAGACAAAAGTACTTGATCAAAAATTGATTTATATGCAACTATAGCTATCCGTACATTACATAAAACCACATATCAAACACCCGAGCCCAGTGCGCCTGTAAAAAGACAATCTAACAGCTCATCGTTGTGAGAGCAAAACATATTCTGAGGCTCCGTCCTCACAATCGTCATAATGGTGGTATACGCATCTCCTGCTTCCCGTAGATGCCATCATTCGTTCCATCTCTTTTCCCCATTATCTTTCAGCTCGGGGGCCTATGTTTTTATACATGACATTACATTTCGTTCGTTttgagtttcttttttctctagTACTCGAGGGTGACCTTCTGTCCCTTGACGCGGCCAATGACCTGGCTAGGGGCGTACTTGGGGATGACCTCGTCGTCGTGCAGCATGGCAAACTCCTCGGTGGCATCACGGCCCATGAAGTTCAAGATGGCGTTGACACCGCCGGGGTGCTCCTCAACCCAGTTGGTCAGGTCCATGACAACACCCTTGACGACAACCCACAGATCTTCCCGGGTGTTGTGCTTGGCAACCTCCTCCATGGTGTACTCAGTCTCGGGGATAGAGAAAGCCTTGGGCTTGGAAGCCTCCTTgggagcggcagcggcagcggcaggctTGTCGGCAACCTGAGCGGGGGCTGAGCCAGCAACACCGCCGTTGGCCCACTCGACGGTCAGCTTGCCGGGAGCAGAGGGATCAAGGTGCAGAGAAATCTGGCCCAGACGCTGAGCGGCGCCAGCGGTGCCCTGCAGGGCGTGCTGGAAGAGATAGTTGCTGGCACTGTCACCGGCAACACGGCCGTAGACGACACAGCCAAGCAGCGATGAGCCACCGAGACGGTTGGCGCCGTGGACACCACCAGCTAACTCACCACAGGCGAAGAGACCGTCAAAGGGCTTCTGCTCCTGGTTGAGGACCTGGGCGCGGTCGTTGATCTCGACACCACCCATGGTGAAGTGGAGGACGGGCTCCATGAGAGCGACGTGGAAGTCGTCGTTGATGTCAAGGGGCAGGTTGTGGAAGAACTTCTTGCCCCAGGGGTCCTTCTGCTTGCCCTCGGCAATGGCGTTGTATGTCTGGAAGGTCTTCTGGAGGTGGTCAGGAGTGCAACCAATCTCCTTGGCAAGCTGCTGGCCGGtgatcttcttcatgagGCCACGGCCAGAGTAGTGGCGGGTGTGGAAGTCCAGGACGTTGGAGGCCTTGGAGTTGAGGATGAGGCGGATGGGGAACTtgttcttgtccttctcctTCCACATCATGCCAGAGACGTAATCACGGTGGCCGAGCTCATCGCAGAATCGGTCACCATCGGCGTTGAGAAGGAGACCGCCCTCACCACGCAGGGCCTCGGCGGCCAAGAACTTCCACTTGTTGCCAGGGTCCTTGGGGTCGACCAGACCAGTAGGGTGGACCTGGACCTTGTCCATGTCAATGCCGTTACCGCCAATGGCCATGATCATCTTCTGGCCGTCACCAGTGGCGTGTGTGCCGTTGGTGGTGGCAAGGCCAAAGATCTCGGGGCGGTGCTTCTTGAGCAGAGAGCCCTCGCCGAAATCAGCGGCGTAACCGCCAGTAGCGAGGATGACGGGGCCGTCCAAAGAGGCGGTCTCGCCGTTGACCTCATAAGTGACACCAGTGACGGTGTTGCCCTCCTTGTTCAAGCTGGTGACGCGGGCCTTCTTGATGATCTCGACACGGTGGGGTTCGGCCTCGGCAAGCTCCTCAATGCGCTGCATCAGAGCGTAGGTGATGGCCATGCCGGGGAATTTGGCATCGTGGCCTCGGTGGGTTCGGGGCTGGGAGTGACCACTGCAAGTCATGCCGTTAGCCAGATTGTCTCGCTAGAGTGAAGATGTGCCATTCAAATGAGAGGCAAGCCAACTTACCCAAGTCGGGAGACCAGTGTCAGGTCAAGGTTGAACACGTCCTGAAGCCACTCAACGGCAGCAGCGGACTTGTATGTGAGGACCTTGATGAGGTCGGGACGAGCCTGCTCACGAGCAGACTTGAGGGTGTCATCGTAGAACTGCTTGACGGAGTCGCGGATGTTGTGGTCGACCTGGGTGCGGGTCAAGGCACCGTTGATGCCGGAGGTGGCCTTGGTCGAGTTACCACCAAAGAAGCCTGAGCGCGAGAGTCAGCATTTCGGTGTAAATCATCCCGAGCCTCTCACAATCGCTGAGCAGCGAGAATTGGGCCAGGAATCGCAGAGTTTACGCAGCACTTACCCTGCTTGTCGAGAACTACTACGTTGCCACCGGCAAGGTAGATAGTGTGAGCGGCTGACAGACCAGAAACTGTAATGACATCGAATCAGCAAACTGATGGTCCCAGCCGAATGTCGCCTATCCCCGCTGTCGCGTATGCGTTCATCTCGTCTCCAGGGATGAACAGAGCAAAAGCGGCAGAAAGAACAAGCGAAGGGCAGAAGATTACTTACGGCCGCCACCAACGACAATTACTCTGGGAGCCATGGTTGTGATGTGAGGAGTCCGAAGCGGTAGAGGGGCAAGAAAGGGAAGACGACGCGACTGTACTCAGACGGAGAAATACAACGAGGGTATACTAGATGGAcggggaggggaaaaaaaggaagagaatggagagaggagaagaaaagaaggggatAAGAACCAGATCGCGGCTCGACCTTTGGAGTTTTAAAGAGTTACGGAATGGGCATGAGCTCCACGCCGAGGGCGGTAGTGAGCCGAGGCAACCTTGGGTGGGTAGGGGAAAGCCACCGAGACGGCAGTACAGGTACAGGTGCTGAAGTCCGCTAAGCCCGCTGAAGCCTGAAGCCGGGGAGCGAGGTACGGGGAACTGGCATGGATCTTGGCTGCATCTACACACACAGGAACTACAGCACGCAGAATGCGAATGTTTCGTACCAATGAATTCTTTCCTTGTCCACTCTTCACCTCAAACTTTCTTGAAATTGACTTCTCCATATGATTCTTCCACCAATTGTGGACAAAATCATTTCCAACAATGGCCGTCTCCATGCCGGTACTCCGTGGCATTTTTTAGCCACTTTTGCTCACCCCACTAAACTACCCCAATCGCAGTTGTCAAATCAGCAATTAGGCTTTGTAAACTCCTGCTGGGGCAAACGTCAGTCCGTTCCCGGAACACCAGAAAACACCGGCCAACAGTTGAATGCTGCCACCACTAGCAGTATGTATATAGCCGAAGATCCGGATTTACCATTGGATCAAGGGGGAAGAGCAAAATAGGGTGATTTTAAAGTCGTATGAGTGTTTGCATTTTGAAGAAGTGTGTTTGTTTGGTTGGCGATGCGAGCAGCACACGCGACTGCCGAGGCTAATTTCTCGTCCCCGAGCTCTGGATGGGGAGGTTTCCAGCTCACATTTCGGCAGCACGAAATGTCATCTTCCAACAGGCCAACATTTTCTTTCAATCAGGAAACTGGCTTTGCCAAAGAAACACACCTTGCTCATCCCATTTAAAAGTCGGCTACACTATCTGGCGCCAACTGCCCACAGAGGCACGCCCGCTAAAGCGGCTTCTCTCCCACATGCCACATGCTTTTCACATGCCAAGTTCCGCCAGTCAGCCCAGCTGACCGCAGCCCATCACATCACCTACGTATTGCTACCATGTGCATCTCCCCCCATACACAAGCCCAGCAAACCAAGCACGGCAAAAAGACAGCCCAGCGGTCTACCCCACACATTCAAGAAAAAACCCCAAATCCGGGGGGGGCCACAGGGGCGTAAGTCAGATGATGGTCTCCGTGCTCGGTGAGCCGGTTCCCAGCCACGCCATTGGCTAGCCCGGGCTCTGAGTCGCAGCAAATGTTTCGttttcttgcccttcttgtcTCTTGTACTTTCATGTGAAAATCCCACTGTAGGCGCAAAGCGCATTCCCTCCCTTATGTCATATTCTGGCCTAGACTGTGCGCAAGGATGTGCATGTAGCCGGCCATGTGGTGAACAGCACTCTCACCAGTACCTGGCTTCAGTATCTTGGTATCGACGAGTTTCTTGCGACTTCTCGCGACGGGAATTattgccttcttttcttttcaccaTTCCTTCAACTAAGGCTTGCCATCTTATTTAGCCTTCGGATATTAATTTTCCACCTCTTGCGCtccagctttttttttcctgcccCAGATTTTGTCCCATAGACCAGTTCGGTTTTCGAGAAGGCCAAGCCACGTGACCAAGTGCATTCCTTTTGAGCATCTGCCGCCGATGATTTCCCTATTCGTCAGAAAACCCCTAGTGACGTCGTTCATTCGCGATATCAATCAACATCCATCCATCTAACCTATCGCAACAAAACTTCCAGCCCAACCTACAGCCTAATCGCTCCTATCCCATCGCACTAGAAGAGCATGAAGTTCTTCACCTTGCTCCCTCTCAGTCTGTCACTCTGCACCGCAGCCACGGCTCCTCCATCAGACCAACAACCGCTCCGCCGGCcagacgagcagcagcgtctgccGCCTCACCCACCCCCCGGCCACCTCCCCGTCATGATGGGCTCCTCAAACGACAACGACAGCCAAGTCCAGCCCGCCGTCCTGCTCTACGACATCCTCGGCACCCAGCGCTCCCTCaccaccttcttctccctcacGCGCATGCACGAGTCCACGAGCGAGCCCCTCTCCGACGCAAACACAAACACCACCGTCCTGGCGCCGGGCAACGTCGTCATCGACGACCTGCCGCGGAAGCCCTGGGAGAACCCGAGCGACTACGCTGCCTTGGGGGAGCAGGCCTACGATGGCTCCGGGGGCAAAGATCGCGCCGACGACAACTTGCGCAGGTTTGTCGAGGCGCATCTTGTCGTCGGGACGAGTCCCTGGGAGGCTGGCGTCAAGGCAAAGACTGCTGCGGGGACGGAGGTGTGGtgggaggcgaagaaggacaaggacggcaatGAGCAGAGGGTGATTATGCCGGATGAGGTGCAAGTAGACCGGGTTGCCAGCCGCGTTGCAAATGGCGAGGTTTGGATCTTGAAAGGCGTCTTGAATTACGCTTAATGACATGATGATAcatttttcttcacttttttATGACACGACTGTATCCGAAATTGTTTATTCTTGTTCTTTAGCAGCGCGTTTTTACATAGTGTTAATTTGGCTATAACAAGCCAAGCCCTAGCTTTGGCGATACATGGATATATTTTTACTTGCGTAAAATTTATGCAAGGTCATCCTTGATCTAAAAGGCCACCTAGGCTTACCTTGAACATATAAACACTGACAAGTAGCCAAGATGAAAGCAATTGCCATGCATCACaagcagaaagaagacgaagggAGTTTAAAAATCGCAGAATGGAATATTATTCACCAAAAACTAAGCAGTGTCTCGTATCGTCCATTTCTGTGTAGCCAAACTACATTTTCTAGCCAAAACGCCCTCCCCAAATACTCAATACCCTTCCTTCCACTTCTCCTAGGTTCCAAAACTAGCCTTCATCTGATTTGCTTGATATAAAAAAGACTTCCTCCAATTGTGACTGGGAATTACGTTTTCCACATTAGGTGATCAATCTCCCATTCAATATCCAAAATGCATAGCAAAAGCTTGAAAACGGTATCAATAACACAAATACTCCCCCCCTttcaacaacaccaacatgGATCTCCCGAAAAATAATGCCAACACAACAAACAGAACCTCCAATGTCAAACGAAAGATGCAGGGGGGATTTGTAGACAAAATCTCTTCcacgaagaaaaaagacggaGAAATAACCCACATAATAAATATAcatagaaaaagaaaggtaTAAAATGAGaaacaaagtcaaagagaaagacaaggaaagaaTCTAAGTTGATACAGGACAAAGGGGTATCTGGAAGAATATGAAGAGAATCAAAATTACCCAACAAGTATCTTATACATCCTATCGGTCCACTTTCAAGCGTTTGGGGTCGCTAGCCATGTCGTGGTTCTCATCAGGACCAGTCGCTTCAAGCTCCGGACTCTTTCGTTTTGCCAACCCCGACGGCTGTGTCGAGCCGCCAAGGTTGCCGTTACCTGCCTCAGCGTTCCCGCCACTGCCGCCTTGCATGTGGGCATCGTCCCGTAGGAAACTCGGCCCCGAGCCTACTACAGGCGTGGCAAAGTTTAGAGGGCTGGGCAGCGTGTTGTTATCACTTCCTCTAAAATTCCATTCTGGGTAGAAGCTGCTGGGActtggcagcagctcattgTTTAGGAAGCGAGACGGGAGAGCAGAAACGGGTGTGTCGCCATTGATATTCTGCTGCGGGACTGGTCGAGCAAAAGGATTGGGCGGGCCTGTAGTAGCCCCGGCCGAGTGCAACGCGGTtgcagatggagaagggggcGGGAGGACCACGGTACCGTGCCGATGCTGTGCGTGGGAGACGGCATCTGCTGGATTCCGAGGTGAGTTCGAGTCGCCTGTTGCACTGCCACCAGCTTCGGATGCTCCATCCGGAATTTGGACGGTAAGCCGAGGTGGTTTCGGTCGTGCGCCTCCCACAGCTGTGTTGATCTTTAGGCTGCTAGTATTAGGGGTATCGGGGAGAGAGGATATCGACGTATTGCGTAAATTGGAACGTTGTTGCAGGTGcggcgaggacgacgatTCCCCGTTGCGTATGGCGGGTCCATTATCAGCCGATTGAGACCGGTTTGCGTTTGCTTGAGACTGAGGTTCGGAAGCAAAAGACGCCAAATGCTGTGACAGGATTGACCGGTTTTCCTCGATGGGCGTGAAGATACTGTGCGACTTACGCTGGGATATCTTCTTGATCGCTATGTCCGTGTTGATGAGGGGCGCCTTGGGTCGCTCGGGAGCTTCTCGCTTTGGCTCGACGGGTGGAGGAGGTTGCGGGTCCAAGGGACGTCGTGATGGCTGCGGTGAAGTCATGTGAGGAGGGATGGAGTGCGGAGGGACTAGTTGATGAGGcggctgaggaggagagggctCAGGACGGGGGCCTGCTGCCAGGGGCTGGGGAGGCGGATGAGCATTGAAGGCCGGGGGCGCAGACGGTCGCCGCTCTTCCATAtatggctgttgctgttgctgtggtGGTTGGAAGGGATAAGGGCCAGGCTGGGGCGGCATCAAGTTGGAATGGttaccagcagcagggtTGTAGATTGGAGGCGTAGGCATGTATGTGATTCCCGGATGAGGTCCATGGGGGCCGACAGGCTGGGACATCATGCCGGGACCCATGCGCCGCATATCTCCTCTGGAGCCGGGCCGTGACGGGACGGCAGGTTGCGGCGTGTGGCTTCGCTGGAGGTGGGCAGGATGGCCTTGGAAAGGCACGCCGTTGGGAATGGGAGGCGACACTGAAGCTGTCTGATGGCGGATATGAGGAGGGAAGGACTGAGGTTGGCCTTGGAAATGGGGAGGCATCATATGAGCTTCCATTCCGTCGGGGGCTCGAGGGGGCGTTCCAtcgccgtcctcatcgtcgtcgtcgtcgtttcCGCCGCCGTTGAAGTCGGCAGGGCCCTTGTGCTCATTAGGACCGCCGTGCTATAAGTATCATTGCATCAGTCAAAACACGTCCTGCCAGAATTGGAGCGGACATGGATAAAACCATGCGGCCGGCCAAGCGGCCTTTAGTGGAACCTACATATTGGTACTTGGTGATGAGATGCTGCATATCTGCGGAGGAGTATTCATAcagcttcttgttgttgccaaagatgaaaaCAGCGACATCGACGGAGCACAAGACGGAGAGCTCATGGGCCTTCTTGAATAGGCCGCCCTTTCGCTTGAGAAAAGTCCTAAAAGAAGATGTTGCTGTTAGCtcaagtacatgtagacgGGAATGGGCGCCAGACGACGGCTTTGGTGATGACATACACAGAGCGATTGCGATCATCcctgatggccttgatctcaATTTTTCTTCGACCCATTTTGAATTACAGCTGGCAGGGCCAGAAGAATCGCGGTATGGAGGAGTGAGGTGGAACGGCGCGCGAGGCCGAAAGACTCGAGGCTCGGGATCGTCCAATACCCGATGGCCGTGGACGTGTTTGGCAGTGGCGGGTCTCGAGGTTCGAACTCAATGGTCCAGATGGCTCGGAAAAGGGGAGTTTTCGAGGTCGAGATCGAAATTGGGCCCGTGAAGCGGGAGCGAAGATTGTGCAATGTCTAAAAAAGCACGCGCCGCAAAAGAAATGGTTTGCCCGGACCCacaaagagagacaagagacaaagaatGGGGGAGGGAGTAAGACGGCTCGCCCCGGGGAAGATGACAAGAGACAACGGCCAattccagcagcagggctAGCAGTAGTATATAAACTGGCTTGACTTGTGCTAAGTCTTGTTGTCATGCGCGGGCGCACCACAGacaaggatggcgatggacgagtcgaggccgaggacgacGGTCAGAGGCAGGAGGCGCCACCTATGTACAATTCCTGGCAGCCACAATTATATTCCAAGAGTGGCCTAACGGTCGGAGGCCGGCTAGGCGcgagacaaagaagaatagGACAATGTTGGCTCGCCAGACGGAACAGAGCCGGGCGGGCTTGGATGTCAGTGGCGGGCGGCTTCAGCAGCGGTGCCAGAGCCGATCCAGTCGCAGTCGCAGTCGCGGTCGCAAGGCGCGATACatgcagcggcagcggcagcggcagcgtcTGTCGCTTGGGATCAGATGCTGGGTGGGCGGCGTCGGGGTGCGTTGCAGCGGTTGATCGTTGAAGCTGGGGGTTGGATTAAACGTGTTGGCATAGGCGGTTGCAGGACGATGGGGCTGAATCTGGCGTTGGAGGCTTCTAATAATAGCCAGATCGTGTTCAGTCTGAGGcagtgggaaaaaaaattaagagGGAGGAAGGGGAAGTAAGGGCCCCGACTAGGACAAGTCCAGCAGGGAACGACCCAAAGCTACAGGGTGGAGGCGGAGGGGCTCTCGCTTCCTGTTTTGGCTGCGGTGCGCTACCAGATGATTTGCCGTAGTCAGTGGGCTGGCAGCGCCCCTCTGCCGTATTTTACTGGCTGCAGCGGGAAGGCTTAGCAGCAGTGATCCGCCCAGCGGATTCGATTCGGATTCGACACTGATGCTGGTGCACTGATTGCAGACTGCAGCATCGCTAGCCACAGGCATCTGTCCTGGCACTGCTGCACGGCTGCAGCGTGTTACAGCACTGCTGACATGGGCTCCCCGACTGAGAGATACGACGCTCTACGAGTTATAGCTGCTATACGGTATTGGTATTTAGACGCGTCCAGCAGGCTCTGACGTGACGCTCCCATTCAATCCCAAATTGTACAAGGAGCGGACGAACCACGCCATGAGCCTAGCTCGGGCTGCAATCTGCCTAGCCATTGTTCTCAAGTCCAGGATTCCATACTTTGAGGTCAATTCCATTTCTTTGCCAGTGTTTGCCAAACACAATTTGTTGAGAACCACGCTGTACAATGGAATCTCACTGACCGAAGGACCAGGCACCTCCAAATTACTCAACCATGCGTGGTGTTACCGTGCAAGATTAACAAACGTTGTGACGGACTCCATCGCCGTAAGATTAATTCGAATCAAAAATGGCCCCATGTATCCACAGCAGCCTGGCCTGTCTGTTTGCCAGACCCCGGACAAGCACGCACCTGTAGTTTGTGATAAACCGGAGCGTTTCGCGGCAACGGTGATAGCGATCTGCCAGGCTTGTGTATCCAGCCTTCTTTAGCCGCCACCCGACGAGAAACGGGTTGCAGGGGCAAGGCATCTCTTCTGCCTTTCTGACGGTGTTGCTGTCACCGTTGGGCGGGACGGACTGACGTTTTTATCATGCCCAgcgtttcttcttcccgGGGAGAAGGTCTAAGCCTACTAGCAAGTCCAGGGGTATCTGATTCTCTCCCTCGCTGTTCGTGCCCCTCAGAGCAACGGCATCTATATCCGAGCCTCTAGTAATCCGGACTGGGTTTCTTACCGCTCAATAGGCGATTTGGGGCGAGGCTTCAAGGCAGAGCCCAGCACGCTGGATGCCAACACCGAAATGCGGAGACCGCCTCCAGCGCATTGAAACACCAGACGAAATGGAAATGGCCCACGCACAAAAACGCCCGTCGCGACCACACCGTGTCTGCATCCGGCACACTTTCTTCGCCCGCGCTTCTCGCCAAACGGGTTGCGAGGTGCGTTCGTGGAGGGCTCACGCGCTTAGGCAGCGACTTAGGAGCTCGGGGGCTGCTCTGGAGGCTCGCCTAGAGCGTCACATGCAAGATTTAGACAGTCACCGCGTCAAAGACTAGATACATACTATCCTCGCTCTCACCCCGAGTATCCACAGCGTAGTGGACGAGcttcaaaagagagaagagacaagaagaaaaagaggagaacaggaagaagagcgtcCGGATTCTATCCGAATTCACTGTGAGCCGAAGATTTCGGCACGTAT from Trichoderma atroviride chromosome 3, complete sequence encodes the following:
- a CDS encoding uncharacterized protein (EggNog:ENOG41~SECRETED:SignalP(1-19)); translation: MKFFTLLPLSLSLCTAATAPPSDQQPLRRPDEQQRLPPHPPPGHLPVMMGSSNDNDSQVQPAVLLYDILGTQRSLTTFFSLTRMHESTSEPLSDANTNTTVLAPGNVVIDDLPRKPWENPSDYAALGEQAYDGSGGKDRADDNLRRFVEAHLVVGTSPWEAGVKAKTAAGTEVWWEAKKDKDGNEQRVIMPDEVQVDRVASRVANGEVWILKGVLNYA